One Candidatus Delongbacteria bacterium DNA segment encodes these proteins:
- a CDS encoding T9SS type A sorting domain-containing protein, with protein MKRFVTLLTVSITMAGLAFAGHPVVEPEVEGGVGFPFHPGAYITSSLNADFVWNECFCMPADPQNPNYTEFPAIGDPAVVQNYHVLRLTGMGNVPTYLQSPASYSYDGLVLDMTFYFAASECADALGYYITPTALTAAPAGEVLASGLSFIIDRTGSTSSIEVYDDGALVTSAVLPVYDSNFHLLRVRYDELNQKVRIDLFEMLSEVNVLPWTTVSGPSSGYVGFGGFADQGCFQYIDDICLYVTDDNGYEVSSPDAPVAYTLAQNFPNPFNPTTTISFTMPETGAASLKVFDLAGREVATLVNGLMARGEQNVVFDASNLNSGVYFYTFETAGVSETRKMVLIK; from the coding sequence ATGAAGCGTTTCGTCACGTTGCTTACGGTCTCGATCACGATGGCGGGCTTGGCCTTCGCGGGTCATCCCGTGGTTGAACCCGAGGTCGAGGGTGGGGTTGGTTTCCCGTTCCACCCCGGTGCCTACATCACGTCTTCCCTGAACGCGGACTTCGTCTGGAACGAGTGCTTCTGCATGCCGGCCGATCCGCAGAACCCGAACTACACCGAGTTCCCGGCCATCGGCGACCCCGCCGTGGTGCAGAACTACCACGTCCTGCGGCTGACGGGCATGGGCAATGTCCCGACCTACCTGCAGAGCCCGGCCAGCTACAGCTATGACGGCTTGGTGCTGGACATGACCTTCTACTTCGCCGCCAGCGAGTGCGCGGACGCCCTGGGCTACTACATCACCCCGACGGCCCTCACGGCCGCCCCCGCGGGCGAAGTCCTGGCTTCCGGCCTGTCCTTCATTATCGACCGCACGGGTTCCACCTCCTCCATCGAGGTGTACGATGACGGCGCCCTGGTGACCAGCGCCGTGCTGCCCGTCTATGACAGCAACTTCCACCTGCTGCGCGTCCGCTACGACGAGCTGAACCAGAAGGTCCGCATCGACCTGTTCGAGATGCTGAGCGAAGTGAACGTGCTGCCCTGGACCACGGTCAGCGGCCCGTCCTCCGGTTATGTGGGCTTCGGCGGCTTCGCCGATCAGGGTTGCTTCCAGTACATCGACGACATCTGCCTCTACGTGACCGACGACAACGGCTACGAAGTGAGCAGCCCCGATGCGCCGGTGGCCTACACCCTGGCCCAGAATTTCCCGAACCCCTTCAACCCGACCACCACGATTTCCTTCACCATGCCCGAGACGGGCGCGGCGAGCCTGAAGGTCTTCGACCTGGCCGGTCGTGAAGTCGCCACGCTGGTCAACGGCCTGATGGCCCGCGGCGAGCAGAACGTGGTCTTCGACGCCTCCAACCTGAACTCGGGCGTGTACTTCTACACCTTCGAGACGGCTGGTGTCAGCGAGACCCGCAAGATGGTCCTGATCAAGTAA
- the priA gene encoding primosomal protein N' — MPRRWENPLLPLLADVALPLPLPKLYSYAVPPEFEGALGPGSRVLVPLGGQQLIGYVTAVERREPPRGLKRVLDLIDEEPLLDEGLIRFCERLAVHYVCSPGEVLKAALPPGINGSVQCWFEEQPDVALRKPLRLSDRRVAILRLVRQRGTVSRAWLGHELQGSLAHDLNQLVESGFLLRRDSLEGERRRGAMRRMLLPAQSAGTPEFRAELAAREKRAPRQAALLRLLADSGRLERAEVLAQGWSAALIRTLLQAGALREELEPEIPATEYDLDASVLGLTLTADQAVVVAAVATALPGPGKRPGRFQPFLLRGVTGSGKTQVYLELARLARAAGCGVLVLVPEIALTPQIVARFQGYLGQSVAVIHSQLSGPQRFAIWRSLKSGAVRVVIGARSALFAPVQRLGLIVVDEEHESSFKQAEPAPRYHARDAAVLRAQQLGIPVLLGSATPSLESWRNARQGRYQLLELPQRVGGRPLPEVQLVDMRAEREELAGRGETARNFSKALIAALLETHGAGRQAILLQNRRGHSPWLQCPACGDVLQCPRCDVSLVWHRSTGLCHCHLCGVEIQPPPLCPACKGAKLSYWGAGTQKIEEELASILPDARLLRMDRDTTQQRGAYVRMVRDFNAGQYDILLGTQGVAKGLDFARVTLAGIIQADTELNLQDFRAREWGYQLVSQLAGRAGRGDQPGRVIVQSLDPSHPVLLQAAQHDYLAFAEAELEVRHHAGYPPFTRLCRLLVKSTDETLAERACRRLYDEVPRPAGVVALNPGPAPVRMVRREFRHHLLLKSRRSEDPGGRLLRQAAEACRDYFHKRLKERDVSLIIDIDPQGVM; from the coding sequence ATGCCCCGCCGCTGGGAGAATCCGCTGCTGCCCCTGCTGGCCGACGTGGCCCTGCCGCTGCCGCTGCCCAAACTCTACAGCTACGCCGTGCCGCCCGAGTTCGAAGGCGCGCTGGGACCCGGCTCCCGCGTGCTGGTGCCGCTGGGCGGTCAGCAGCTCATCGGCTACGTCACCGCCGTGGAGCGGCGCGAACCGCCGCGCGGACTGAAGCGCGTGCTGGACCTGATCGACGAGGAGCCGCTGCTGGACGAGGGCCTGATCCGCTTCTGCGAGCGGCTGGCCGTCCACTACGTCTGTTCGCCCGGGGAAGTGCTCAAGGCCGCGCTGCCGCCGGGGATCAACGGCAGCGTGCAGTGCTGGTTCGAGGAGCAGCCCGACGTGGCCCTGCGCAAACCGCTGCGGCTCTCGGACCGCCGCGTGGCCATCCTGCGGCTGGTGCGCCAGCGCGGCACGGTCAGCCGGGCCTGGCTGGGCCACGAACTGCAGGGTTCGCTGGCCCACGACCTCAACCAATTGGTGGAGTCGGGCTTCCTGCTGCGTCGGGATTCCCTGGAAGGCGAGCGCCGCCGCGGCGCCATGCGGCGCATGCTGCTGCCCGCCCAGTCGGCGGGTACGCCCGAGTTCCGCGCCGAGCTGGCGGCCCGCGAGAAGCGCGCCCCGCGCCAGGCGGCCCTGCTGCGGCTGCTGGCGGACAGCGGTCGGCTGGAACGCGCGGAGGTGCTGGCCCAGGGCTGGTCCGCGGCGCTGATCCGCACGCTGCTGCAGGCCGGCGCCCTGCGCGAGGAGCTGGAGCCCGAGATTCCGGCCACGGAGTACGACCTGGACGCCAGCGTGCTGGGCCTGACCCTCACCGCCGACCAGGCCGTGGTGGTGGCGGCCGTGGCCACCGCCCTGCCCGGCCCGGGCAAGCGTCCCGGCCGCTTCCAGCCCTTTCTGCTGCGCGGCGTCACGGGCAGCGGCAAGACCCAGGTCTACCTGGAACTGGCGCGCCTGGCGCGGGCCGCGGGCTGCGGCGTGCTGGTGCTGGTGCCCGAGATTGCCCTCACGCCGCAGATCGTCGCGCGCTTCCAGGGCTACCTGGGCCAGTCCGTGGCCGTCATCCACAGCCAGCTCTCCGGGCCCCAGCGTTTCGCCATCTGGCGCTCGCTGAAAAGCGGCGCCGTGCGCGTGGTGATCGGCGCGCGCAGCGCGCTGTTCGCGCCTGTCCAGCGGCTGGGGTTGATCGTGGTGGACGAGGAGCACGAGAGCTCCTTCAAGCAGGCCGAACCCGCCCCGCGCTACCACGCCCGCGACGCCGCCGTGCTGCGGGCCCAGCAGCTGGGCATTCCCGTTCTGCTGGGCAGCGCCACGCCTTCGCTGGAGTCCTGGCGGAATGCGCGCCAGGGCCGCTACCAACTGCTGGAACTGCCGCAGCGGGTGGGCGGCCGCCCGCTGCCCGAAGTCCAGCTGGTGGACATGCGCGCCGAGCGCGAGGAACTGGCCGGCCGTGGCGAGACGGCGCGCAATTTCAGCAAGGCGCTGATCGCGGCGCTGCTGGAGACCCACGGCGCCGGCCGGCAGGCCATCCTGCTGCAAAACCGCCGCGGCCATTCGCCCTGGTTGCAGTGCCCGGCCTGCGGCGACGTGCTGCAGTGCCCGCGCTGCGACGTCTCGCTGGTCTGGCACCGCAGCACGGGCCTCTGCCACTGTCACCTCTGCGGAGTGGAGATCCAGCCGCCGCCGCTCTGCCCGGCCTGCAAGGGCGCCAAGCTCAGCTACTGGGGCGCCGGCACGCAGAAGATCGAGGAGGAACTGGCCAGCATCCTGCCCGACGCACGCCTCTTGCGGATGGATCGCGACACCACCCAGCAGCGCGGCGCCTACGTGCGCATGGTGCGCGACTTCAACGCGGGCCAGTACGACATCCTGCTGGGCACTCAAGGCGTGGCCAAGGGCCTGGACTTCGCCCGCGTCACGCTGGCCGGGATCATCCAGGCGGACACGGAGCTGAACCTGCAGGACTTCCGCGCCCGGGAGTGGGGCTACCAGCTGGTCAGCCAGCTGGCCGGCCGGGCGGGCCGCGGCGACCAGCCGGGCCGGGTCATCGTGCAGTCGCTGGATCCCTCCCACCCGGTGCTGCTCCAAGCAGCCCAACATGACTACCTTGCCTTCGCTGAGGCTGAGCTGGAGGTCCGCCATCACGCGGGATACCCTCCCTTCACGCGGCTCTGCCGATTGCTGGTCAAGTCCACGGATGAAACGCTGGCCGAGCGCGCCTGCCGTCGGTTGTACGACGAGGTGCCGCGTCCGGCCGGGGTCGTGGCCTTGAATCCCGGACCGGCGCCTGTCCGCATGGTGCGGCGCGAATTCCGTCATCACCTGCTGCTGAAGTCCCGTCGCTCGGAGGATCCCGGCGGCCGGCTGCTGCGTCAGGCGGCGGAAGCCTGCCGGGACTACTTCCACAAACGGCTGAAGGAGCGTGACGTGAGTTTGATCATCGATATCGATCCCCAGGGCGTGATGTGA
- the recG gene encoding ATP-dependent DNA helicase RecG: MTDGPSSAQPRPESPSPAVSRISPQPINDLLNQELTWLKGVGPRKAEVLARHGLHTVHDLLQFYPRRYLDRTSVTRIADFHAELGEITVVGRILQTQVKGFARGQRFEAELLDGSGRMTLVWFNRVAWVQKFLRAGDVIAASGKPGFYRGWQFQHPAVEKLAFEETETDPDAPSSAPEDLQYQGQVVPIYPGSEELRRAWLDSRALSRILRGLFQRHRIEVADPLPAGLKQRFGLVDLSQALRDVHTGQTLQEVELARHRLKFDEFFWLELMLAWRKATTARAVKGLQFPADHGLVERLLASLPFQLTGGQRRAVDEIFRDMRSPHPMNRLLQGDVGCGKTLVALCAMLLCVDNGCQAALMAPTEILAEQHARTLIRLAEPLGLRVTLLTGSRNAASRRQALQETVSGWAQIVVGTHALIQEGVEFARLGLAIIDEQHRFGVEQRAKLRRKAPVLDTLVMTATPIPRTLAIVGYGDMDISVIRELPPGRQPITTVWRRDNKRAEIFGFVRDKVLAGAQAYVVYPLVEESEKLEDVKAAEKNFAELGAGWLAGCRMGLLHGRMKAPEKEAVMRDFLAGRLQVLIATTVIEVGVDNPRATLMVVEQAERFGLAQLHQLRGRVGRGTGKSWCVLVAGPQLSDEGRSRLETMAATQDGFEIAEADLRMRGTGDFFGTRQSGLPEFRIADILRDTELLVVARDAAFQLLEDDPGLKGEPALREHLLTTYADRLSRVED, translated from the coding sequence ATGACCGACGGCCCCTCTTCAGCCCAGCCCCGCCCGGAGAGCCCGTCGCCGGCGGTCTCCCGTATTTCACCTCAACCAATCAATGATCTTCTGAACCAGGAACTGACCTGGCTCAAGGGTGTCGGGCCGCGCAAGGCGGAAGTTCTGGCCCGCCACGGTCTGCACACCGTCCACGACCTGCTGCAGTTCTACCCGCGCCGCTACCTCGACCGCACCTCCGTCACGCGCATCGCCGACTTCCACGCCGAGCTGGGCGAGATCACCGTCGTGGGCCGCATCCTGCAGACCCAGGTCAAGGGCTTCGCCCGCGGCCAGCGCTTCGAGGCCGAACTGCTGGACGGCTCCGGCCGCATGACCCTGGTCTGGTTCAACCGCGTGGCCTGGGTGCAGAAATTCCTGCGCGCCGGAGACGTGATCGCCGCCAGCGGCAAGCCCGGCTTCTATCGCGGCTGGCAGTTCCAGCACCCCGCCGTGGAGAAACTGGCCTTCGAGGAGACCGAGACCGACCCCGATGCCCCCTCCAGTGCGCCGGAGGATCTGCAGTACCAGGGTCAGGTGGTGCCCATCTACCCGGGCAGCGAGGAATTGCGCCGCGCCTGGCTGGACAGCCGCGCCCTCTCGCGCATCCTGCGCGGCCTCTTCCAGCGCCACCGGATCGAAGTTGCGGACCCCCTGCCCGCCGGGCTGAAACAGCGCTTCGGGCTGGTGGATCTCTCGCAGGCCCTGCGCGACGTGCACACGGGCCAGACCCTGCAGGAGGTGGAGCTGGCCCGCCACCGGCTGAAGTTCGACGAGTTCTTCTGGCTGGAGCTGATGCTGGCCTGGCGCAAGGCCACCACGGCCCGCGCGGTCAAGGGCCTGCAGTTCCCGGCGGATCACGGTCTGGTGGAGCGCCTGCTGGCTTCGCTGCCCTTCCAGCTGACGGGCGGACAGCGCCGGGCCGTGGACGAGATCTTCCGCGACATGCGCTCGCCCCATCCCATGAACCGTCTGCTCCAGGGCGACGTAGGTTGCGGCAAGACGCTGGTGGCGCTCTGCGCCATGCTGCTCTGCGTGGACAACGGCTGTCAGGCGGCCCTGATGGCGCCCACGGAGATCCTGGCCGAGCAGCACGCCCGCACGCTGATCCGCCTGGCCGAGCCGCTGGGTCTGCGGGTCACGCTGCTGACGGGTTCGCGCAACGCGGCCAGCCGGCGCCAGGCCCTGCAGGAAACGGTCTCCGGCTGGGCGCAGATCGTGGTGGGCACCCACGCGCTGATCCAGGAGGGCGTGGAATTCGCCCGGCTGGGACTGGCGATCATCGACGAGCAGCACCGCTTCGGCGTGGAGCAGCGCGCCAAACTGCGCCGCAAGGCCCCCGTGCTGGACACGCTGGTGATGACCGCCACGCCCATTCCGCGCACCCTGGCCATCGTGGGTTACGGCGACATGGACATCTCCGTGATCCGCGAGCTGCCGCCGGGCCGGCAGCCCATCACCACCGTCTGGCGGCGCGACAACAAGCGCGCGGAGATCTTCGGCTTCGTGCGCGACAAGGTCCTGGCGGGCGCCCAGGCCTACGTGGTCTATCCGCTGGTGGAAGAATCCGAGAAGCTTGAGGACGTGAAGGCGGCGGAGAAGAATTTCGCCGAGTTGGGCGCGGGCTGGCTGGCGGGCTGCCGGATGGGCCTGCTGCACGGCCGGATGAAGGCCCCCGAGAAGGAGGCCGTCATGCGCGACTTCCTGGCCGGCCGGCTGCAGGTGCTGATCGCCACCACCGTGATCGAGGTGGGCGTGGACAATCCGCGCGCCACGCTGATGGTCGTGGAGCAGGCCGAGCGTTTCGGCCTGGCCCAGCTCCACCAGCTGCGCGGCCGCGTGGGCCGCGGCACGGGCAAGTCCTGGTGCGTGCTGGTGGCCGGTCCGCAGCTCAGCGACGAGGGCCGGTCGCGGCTGGAGACCATGGCCGCCACCCAGGACGGCTTCGAGATCGCCGAGGCCGACCTGCGCATGCGCGGCACGGGGGATTTCTTCGGCACGCGCCAGAGCGGGCTGCCCGAGTTTCGCATCGCGGACATCCTGCGTGACACGGAGCTGCTGGTGGTGGCCCGCGACGCCGCCTTCCAGCTGCTGGAGGACGACCCGGGCCTGAAGGGCGAGCCCGCGCTGCGCGAGCACCTGCTGACCACCTACGCCGACCGCCTGTCCCGGGTGGAGGACTGA